Proteins encoded by one window of Pseudonocardia alni:
- a CDS encoding PaaX family transcriptional regulator, translating to MATPDSVYEPEGPDGSALRRRELGQTSARSLLLTVLGEFVLPAGEPVWTRALLDVLGALGVEAKSARQALARTAGEGLLTSDRDGRRVRWSLTPAGSELLSDGAARIYGFGRPTTGWDGRWLVLLASVPESRRRLRHRLRTRLAWAGLGSPAPGVWVSPDPGKEAQVAAVLDELDLAGSGYSFVGHYGGIGRADDIVAQAWDLDVVERAYSEFLDEFGPHLDPACDASAAAASDRGAGASDADDGGDVLARQVRLVHAWRRFPFLDPELPAELLPEQWAGSRAAELFTTLHERWDAPARAAWADLARRA from the coding sequence ATGGCCACGCCCGACTCCGTGTACGAGCCGGAGGGGCCCGACGGGTCGGCCCTGCGCCGTCGCGAGCTCGGGCAGACCTCCGCCCGATCGTTGCTGCTCACCGTGCTGGGCGAGTTCGTCCTCCCGGCCGGGGAACCGGTCTGGACCCGGGCCCTGCTCGACGTGCTCGGCGCGCTCGGGGTGGAGGCCAAGTCGGCCCGCCAGGCGCTGGCCCGCACCGCGGGCGAGGGTCTGCTGACCTCCGACCGCGACGGCCGCCGGGTCCGCTGGTCGCTCACCCCCGCCGGGTCGGAGCTGCTGTCCGACGGCGCCGCCCGCATCTACGGCTTCGGCCGTCCGACGACCGGCTGGGACGGCCGCTGGCTGGTCCTGCTCGCCTCGGTCCCGGAATCCCGCCGGCGCCTGCGCCACCGGCTGCGCACCCGGCTGGCCTGGGCCGGGCTGGGCTCCCCCGCCCCCGGGGTGTGGGTCAGCCCCGACCCCGGCAAGGAGGCCCAGGTCGCGGCGGTGCTCGACGAGCTCGACCTCGCCGGGTCCGGGTACTCCTTCGTCGGGCACTACGGCGGCATCGGCCGCGCCGACGACATCGTGGCCCAGGCCTGGGACCTCGACGTCGTGGAACGGGCCTACTCGGAGTTCCTCGACGAGTTCGGCCCCCACCTCGACCCGGCCTGCGACGCGTCCGCCGCGGCCGCCTCCGATCGCGGGGCCGGCGCGTCCGACGCCGACGACGGCGGCGACGTCCTCGCCCGCCAGGTCCGTCTGGTCCACGCCTGGCGACGGTTCCCGTTCCTGGACCCCGAGCTGCCCGCCGAGCTGCTGCCCGAGCAGTGGGCCGGGTCCCGCGCGGCGGAGCTGTTCACCACGCTGCACGAGCGCTGGGACGCCCCCGCCCGCGCCGCCTGGGCCGACCTGGCCCGCCGGGCCTGA
- a CDS encoding adenosylmethionine--8-amino-7-oxononanoate transaminase, with amino-acid sequence MLATDRDHVWHPYAPMPATRAPIVVESAQGVRLRLPDGRELVDGMSSWWSAIHGYRHPRLDAAVRDQLGRMSHVMFGGLTHGPAVDLARLLVDVSPEGLEHVFLADSGSVSVEVAIKMCLQYWRSRGRPGKHRLMTWRRGYHGDTFGAMSVCDPDGGMHSLWSDVLPQQVFADAPPEDFTHDYVAHLAELVETHADELAAVVVEPVVQGAGGMRFHDPRYLHVLRELCHAHDVLLVFDEIATGFGRTGELFAADHAAVAPDVMCVGKALTGGYLTMAATLCSTRVARGITDGEAGVLMHGPTFMGNPLAAAVAHASVSLLLERDWRREVKDVAAGLRAGLAPARSLPGVREVRILGAIGVVEMAEEVDVAAATAAAVLAGVWLRPFRNLVYAMPPFVSSRDDVALIAAGMRAAALAGQRDQR; translated from the coding sequence CTGCTCGCCACCGACCGGGACCACGTCTGGCACCCCTACGCGCCGATGCCGGCGACCCGGGCGCCGATCGTCGTGGAGTCCGCGCAGGGGGTGCGGCTGAGGCTGCCCGACGGCCGTGAGCTCGTCGACGGGATGTCGTCGTGGTGGTCGGCCATCCACGGCTACCGCCACCCGCGGCTCGACGCGGCGGTGCGCGACCAGCTCGGCCGGATGAGCCACGTGATGTTCGGCGGCCTGACCCACGGCCCGGCCGTCGACCTGGCCCGGCTGCTCGTGGACGTCAGCCCGGAGGGGCTGGAGCACGTGTTCCTGGCCGACTCCGGTTCGGTGTCGGTCGAGGTCGCCATCAAGATGTGCCTGCAGTACTGGCGGTCCCGCGGCCGCCCCGGCAAGCACCGGCTGATGACGTGGCGGCGCGGCTACCACGGCGACACGTTCGGCGCGATGAGCGTCTGCGACCCCGACGGCGGCATGCACTCGCTCTGGTCCGACGTCCTCCCGCAGCAGGTGTTCGCCGACGCCCCGCCCGAGGACTTCACCCACGACTACGTCGCCCATCTCGCCGAGCTCGTCGAGACCCACGCCGACGAGCTGGCCGCGGTCGTCGTCGAGCCGGTGGTGCAGGGCGCCGGGGGGATGCGCTTCCACGACCCCCGCTACCTGCACGTGCTGCGCGAGCTGTGCCATGCCCACGACGTGCTGCTCGTGTTCGACGAGATCGCGACCGGCTTCGGCCGCACCGGCGAGCTGTTCGCGGCCGACCATGCCGCCGTGGCCCCGGACGTGATGTGCGTCGGCAAGGCGCTGACCGGCGGCTACCTGACGATGGCCGCGACCCTGTGCAGCACCCGGGTGGCCCGCGGCATCACCGACGGCGAGGCCGGTGTGCTCATGCACGGGCCGACGTTCATGGGCAACCCGCTCGCCGCCGCCGTCGCCCACGCCTCGGTGTCGCTGCTGCTCGAACGTGACTGGCGGCGCGAGGTGAAGGACGTCGCCGCCGGGCTGCGCGCCGGGCTGGCCCCCGCCCGGTCGCTGCCGGGCGTGCGGGAGGTCCGGATCCTGGGCGCGATCGGTGTCGTCGAGATGGCCGAGGAGGTCGACGTCGCCGCCGCGACCGCCGCCGCGGTGCTCGCCGGGGTCTGGCTACGGCCCTTCCGCAACCTCGTCTACGCGATGCCGCCGTTCGTCAGCAGCCGCGACGACGTGGCGCTGATCGCCGCCGGGATGCGGGCCGCAGCCCTTGCCGGGCAGCGGGACCAGCGCTGA
- a CDS encoding SulP family inorganic anion transporter: MPTRSHSSTTSPTSNTEHRVEDHEHAPAESGRGEHSPPGGSWFGRTFPHARADFSASIVVFLVAVPLSLGIAVASGAPILAGLIAAVVGAVVAGLLGGSRLQVSGPAAGLTVIVAELVNTFGWQVTTLITAGAGVLQIVFGLTRLSRFAQAIPPAVVHGMLAGIGATIALGQLNVVFGGQAQTGGVNSIAALPGAIANLSWPALLLGGIVIAIMLTWNRLPAKLTVVPAALVAIVTATVVSLAFADVVRVQLGGSLLDALSLPALPESNWGGVLFGMLTIALIASVESLLSAVAVERMRPGTRTDTDRELLGQGAANTVSGMIGGLPITGVIVRSAANVKAGAETRASAVLHGVWIALFAIVLIGVIELIPMAALAGLLVMMGVGLVKPAEIRTARQHGELAIYAATLLGVVFLNLLEGVVLGLVLAGLMLLWRAVRSRPHLEQADDGSCELVVEGSLSFLAVPRLSRELNSVPRGCDVTVRLVTDYLDHAAYDHLLAWKARHEGTGATVTVIEPEQARRATAPGAGFLTWGEWQGRETEGRASGTLMAGVAAYHDNTSEAILPTMTGLADGQSPSAMMITCADSRVLPHVITHSGPGDVFTVQNVGNLVVGPGTAAAVEFATGTLDVPIVAVCGHSGCGAMQGLLAGGANGDSALGQWLREARPVLRAYENGHPVAVAAARDGFGEADQLAMVNVTMQLEMLRAQDSGAEVLGLFYDIRSARVLVLDEDAGRFVEPRADLGAGGSDLDRIAAGHGHGVTAAAARRLLKV; encoded by the coding sequence GTGCCCACGCGCAGTCACTCCAGCACCACCAGCCCCACCAGTAACACCGAACACCGTGTGGAGGACCACGAGCACGCCCCGGCCGAGTCCGGCCGCGGTGAGCACTCGCCGCCGGGCGGCTCCTGGTTCGGCCGCACGTTCCCGCACGCCCGGGCGGATTTCTCCGCCTCGATCGTCGTGTTCCTCGTGGCGGTACCCCTCTCGCTGGGCATCGCCGTCGCCTCCGGCGCCCCGATCCTGGCCGGCCTCATCGCCGCCGTCGTCGGTGCCGTCGTCGCCGGTCTGCTCGGCGGCTCCAGGCTCCAGGTCTCCGGTCCCGCCGCCGGTCTGACCGTCATCGTCGCCGAGCTGGTCAACACCTTCGGCTGGCAGGTCACCACGCTGATCACCGCGGGCGCCGGTGTCCTGCAGATCGTCTTCGGGCTGACCCGGCTGTCCCGGTTCGCCCAGGCCATCCCGCCCGCCGTCGTGCACGGCATGCTCGCGGGCATCGGCGCCACCATCGCCCTCGGCCAGCTGAACGTCGTGTTCGGTGGTCAGGCGCAGACCGGCGGCGTCAACTCGATCGCCGCGCTGCCCGGCGCGATCGCGAACCTGTCCTGGCCCGCGCTGCTCCTCGGCGGCATCGTCATCGCGATCATGCTGACCTGGAACCGGCTGCCCGCGAAGCTGACCGTCGTCCCGGCCGCGCTCGTCGCGATCGTCACGGCCACCGTCGTCTCCCTCGCCTTCGCCGACGTCGTCCGGGTGCAGCTGGGGGGCTCGCTCCTGGACGCGCTGTCGCTGCCAGCGCTGCCGGAGTCGAACTGGGGTGGCGTGCTGTTCGGCATGCTGACCATCGCGCTGATCGCGAGCGTCGAGTCGCTGCTGTCCGCCGTCGCGGTGGAGCGCATGAGGCCCGGGACCCGCACCGACACCGACCGCGAGCTGCTCGGCCAGGGTGCGGCCAACACCGTCTCCGGCATGATCGGCGGCCTGCCCATCACCGGCGTGATCGTCCGGTCCGCCGCGAACGTCAAGGCCGGTGCCGAGACCCGCGCGTCGGCGGTGCTGCACGGCGTCTGGATCGCGTTGTTCGCGATCGTGCTGATCGGCGTCATCGAGCTCATCCCGATGGCCGCGCTGGCCGGTCTGCTGGTCATGATGGGTGTCGGGCTGGTCAAGCCGGCCGAGATCCGCACCGCGCGGCAGCACGGTGAGCTGGCCATCTACGCCGCCACCCTGCTCGGCGTCGTGTTCCTGAACCTGCTCGAGGGCGTCGTCCTCGGGCTCGTCCTGGCCGGGCTGATGCTGCTCTGGCGCGCCGTCCGGTCCCGCCCGCACCTGGAGCAGGCCGACGACGGCAGCTGCGAGCTCGTCGTCGAGGGCTCGCTGAGCTTCCTGGCCGTGCCGCGGCTGTCCCGCGAGCTGAACTCCGTCCCGCGCGGCTGCGACGTCACCGTCCGGCTGGTCACCGACTACCTCGACCACGCCGCCTACGACCACCTGCTCGCCTGGAAGGCCCGCCACGAAGGCACCGGCGCCACCGTGACCGTGATCGAGCCCGAGCAGGCCCGCCGCGCCACCGCGCCCGGCGCCGGCTTCCTGACCTGGGGCGAGTGGCAGGGCAGGGAGACCGAGGGGCGCGCGTCGGGGACGCTGATGGCGGGCGTCGCCGCGTACCACGACAACACCTCCGAGGCGATCCTCCCGACCATGACCGGGCTCGCCGACGGGCAGTCCCCGTCCGCGATGATGATCACCTGCGCCGACTCCCGGGTGCTGCCGCACGTCATCACCCACAGCGGTCCGGGCGACGTGTTCACCGTGCAGAACGTCGGCAACCTCGTCGTCGGGCCCGGTACCGCGGCCGCCGTCGAGTTCGCCACCGGCACCCTCGACGTCCCGATCGTCGCCGTCTGCGGCCACTCCGGCTGCGGCGCGATGCAGGGGCTGCTCGCCGGCGGCGCGAACGGGGACTCCGCGCTCGGCCAGTGGCTGCGCGAGGCGCGGCCGGTGCTGCGTGCCTACGAGAACGGTCACCCGGTCGCCGTCGCCGCCGCGCGGGACGGTTTCGGCGAGGCCGACCAGCTGGCGATGGTGAACGTCACGATGCAGCTGGAGATGCTGCGGGCGCAGGACTCCGGCGCCGAGGTGCTGGGCCTGTTCTACGACATCCGCAGCGCCCGTGTGCTCGTCCTCGACGAGGACGCGGGCCGGTTCGTCGAGCCCCGCGCCGACCTCGGCGCCGGGGGCTCGGACCTCGACCGGATCGCCGCCGGACACGGGCACGGGGTCACCGCCGCCGCGGCCCGCCGGCTGCTGAAGGTCTGA
- a CDS encoding thioredoxin family protein translates to MATVELTTDNFDDVVGAPGTTVLIDFWASWCGPCTQFAPVYDAASEKHQDVTFGKVDTEAQQALAGAFGISSIPTVMAVRDGVVLYSEPGALPAEALEDLIGQVKAVDMDEVRAAVAEQEKQQGEAPQA, encoded by the coding sequence ATGGCCACCGTGGAACTGACCACCGACAACTTCGACGACGTCGTGGGCGCGCCCGGGACGACCGTGCTCATCGACTTCTGGGCGTCCTGGTGCGGGCCGTGCACCCAGTTCGCCCCCGTCTACGACGCCGCCTCCGAGAAGCACCAGGACGTGACCTTCGGCAAGGTCGACACCGAGGCCCAGCAGGCGCTGGCCGGCGCGTTCGGGATCTCCTCGATCCCGACCGTGATGGCCGTCCGCGACGGCGTGGTGCTCTACTCCGAGCCGGGCGCGCTGCCCGCCGAGGCCCTCGAGGACCTGATCGGCCAGGTGAAGGCGGTCGACATGGACGAGGTCCGTGCCGCCGTCGCCGAGCAGGAGAAGCAGCAGGGCGAGGCGCCGCAGGCCTGA
- a CDS encoding 8-amino-7-oxononanoate synthase, whose amino-acid sequence MTGPDPTPPGPRPLAWLDTHARARTEAGLRRRLSPRPAGPAGGPALDLAGNDYLGLSTDPRVVAGATEALRTWGAGATGSRLVTGSTALHAELEAELAAFCGHDDALVFSSGYTANLGVVTALTGPGALIVSDGAAHASLVDACRLSRARVVVVPHADVDAVDAALAARTETRALVVTDSVGSADGDLAPLAALHRVCRARGAVLLADEAHGLGVRGPGGRGLLAETGLAGADDVVATVTLSKALGSQGGAVLGPAAVTAHLVDSARSFIFDTGLAPAATGAALAALRVLASEPERAADVLRVAGALAAACDAAVPVSAVVPVVLGEPGPAVAAAAACLRRGLRVGCFRPPSVPPGTSRLRLTARAGLTGAQLSFATGVLAEVLADARTGAPA is encoded by the coding sequence GTGACCGGCCCCGACCCGACGCCGCCCGGACCCCGCCCGCTGGCCTGGCTCGACACCCACGCCCGCGCCCGAACCGAGGCCGGTCTGCGCCGCAGGCTGTCCCCGCGTCCGGCCGGTCCCGCGGGCGGGCCCGCGCTCGACCTCGCCGGCAACGACTACCTCGGGCTCTCGACCGACCCGCGGGTCGTCGCCGGGGCGACCGAGGCGCTGCGCACCTGGGGTGCGGGCGCCACCGGGTCACGGCTGGTCACCGGCTCGACCGCGCTGCACGCCGAGCTGGAGGCCGAGCTCGCCGCGTTCTGCGGACACGACGACGCCCTGGTCTTCTCCTCCGGCTACACCGCCAACCTCGGGGTGGTCACCGCGCTGACCGGCCCCGGCGCGCTGATCGTGTCCGACGGCGCCGCGCACGCCTCCCTGGTCGACGCCTGCCGGCTCTCCCGGGCCCGGGTGGTCGTCGTGCCGCACGCCGACGTCGACGCCGTCGACGCCGCGCTGGCCGCCCGCACCGAGACCCGCGCGCTCGTCGTCACCGACTCGGTCGGGTCCGCCGACGGCGACCTCGCCCCGCTCGCCGCGCTGCACCGGGTCTGCCGGGCCCGCGGCGCGGTGCTGCTCGCCGACGAGGCCCACGGTCTCGGGGTACGCGGTCCGGGCGGGCGCGGCCTGCTCGCCGAGACCGGGCTGGCCGGGGCGGACGACGTCGTCGCCACCGTGACCCTGTCCAAGGCGCTCGGCAGCCAGGGCGGTGCGGTACTCGGCCCGGCCGCGGTCACCGCGCACCTGGTCGACTCCGCGCGCTCGTTCATCTTCGACACCGGCCTCGCCCCCGCCGCGACGGGCGCGGCGCTGGCCGCGCTGCGGGTGCTCGCCTCCGAGCCCGAGCGGGCCGCGGACGTGCTGCGGGTCGCCGGTGCGCTCGCCGCCGCCTGCGACGCGGCGGTGCCGGTGTCCGCGGTCGTCCCGGTGGTGCTGGGCGAGCCCGGCCCCGCGGTCGCCGCGGCCGCCGCCTGCCTGCGACGCGGTCTGCGGGTGGGCTGCTTCCGGCCGCCGTCGGTCCCGCCGGGCACGTCCCGGCTGCGGCTCACCGCCCGCGCCGGGCTGACCGGGGCGCAGCTGTCGTTCGCGACCGGCGTGCTCGCCGAGGTACTCGCCGACGCCCGGACGGGGGCCCCGGCGTGA
- the bioD gene encoding dethiobiotin synthase produces MTGRFVVVTGTGTGVGKTVATAALAAVAVAAGERVAVLKPAQTGVGRDDPGDVDEVARLVPEVTTRELARYPDPLAPATAARRCGARPVTPEQAAVTARTLADHHDLVLVEGAGGLLVRFTDEGGTLADVARLLDAPVVVVAAAGLGTLNHTALTVEALRVRGLTCAGIVIGSWPAEPDLAERCNLQDLPMITRVLVRGLLPEGLGRVTPDRFAAVARDTLGPIQPGDWQDPRA; encoded by the coding sequence GTGACCGGGCGGTTCGTGGTCGTCACCGGTACCGGCACCGGGGTCGGCAAGACCGTCGCCACCGCCGCGCTGGCCGCCGTCGCGGTCGCGGCGGGGGAGCGGGTGGCGGTGCTCAAGCCCGCCCAGACCGGGGTCGGCCGGGACGACCCCGGCGACGTCGACGAGGTCGCCCGCCTCGTCCCCGAGGTCACCACCCGGGAGCTGGCCCGCTACCCCGACCCGCTGGCCCCGGCGACCGCGGCCCGGCGCTGCGGGGCGCGCCCGGTGACCCCGGAGCAGGCCGCGGTGACCGCGCGGACGCTGGCCGACCACCACGACCTCGTCCTCGTCGAGGGTGCGGGTGGGCTGCTCGTCCGCTTCACCGACGAGGGCGGCACCCTCGCCGACGTCGCCCGGCTGCTCGACGCCCCGGTCGTGGTGGTCGCGGCGGCCGGGCTCGGCACGCTCAACCACACCGCGCTCACCGTCGAGGCACTCCGGGTGCGCGGCCTGACCTGCGCGGGGATCGTGATCGGGTCCTGGCCGGCGGAGCCGGACCTGGCCGAGCGCTGCAACCTCCAGGACCTGCCGATGATCACCCGGGTGCTGGTCCGGGGCCTGCTGCCCGAGGGCCTCGGACGGGTGACACCGGACCGTTTCGCCGCGGTGGCCCGGGACACACTGGGTCCGATCCAGCCGGGTGACTGGCAGGATCCACGGGCATGA
- the bioB gene encoding biotin synthase BioB: MTTARTDVLTVARDQVLDQGRGLTVTQVREVLDLPDDRLDDLLELAHQVRMRWCGPDVEVEGIISLKTGGCPEDCHFCSQSGLFASPVRSAWLDIPMLVEAAKQTAKTGATEFCIVAAVRGPDERLMSQVAAGIAAIRDEVDINIACSLGMLTAEQVGELAAMGVHRYNHNLETARSHFPNVVTTHTWEERWDTLRMVREAGMEVCCGGIVGMGETLDQRAEFAGQLAELEPDEVPLNFLNPRPGTPFGDLEPMSGPDALRTVAAFRLALPRTILRFAGGREITLGDLGARKGLLGGINAVIVGNYLTTLGRPAESDIDLLGELEMPIKALNETL; encoded by the coding sequence ATGACGACCGCCCGGACCGACGTCCTCACCGTCGCGCGCGACCAGGTCCTCGACCAGGGTCGCGGCCTCACCGTCACCCAGGTGCGCGAGGTGCTCGACCTGCCCGACGACCGTCTCGACGACCTCCTCGAGCTGGCCCACCAGGTGCGGATGCGCTGGTGCGGGCCGGACGTCGAGGTCGAGGGGATCATCTCGCTCAAGACCGGCGGATGCCCGGAGGACTGTCACTTCTGCTCCCAGTCGGGCCTGTTCGCGTCGCCGGTGCGCTCGGCCTGGCTGGACATCCCGATGCTCGTCGAGGCCGCCAAGCAGACCGCGAAGACCGGTGCCACCGAGTTCTGCATCGTCGCCGCCGTCCGCGGGCCCGACGAGCGGCTCATGTCCCAGGTCGCCGCCGGCATCGCGGCGATCCGGGACGAGGTCGACATCAACATCGCCTGCTCGCTGGGGATGCTCACGGCCGAGCAGGTCGGCGAGCTCGCCGCGATGGGCGTGCACCGCTACAACCACAACCTCGAGACCGCCCGCAGCCACTTCCCGAACGTGGTCACCACCCACACCTGGGAGGAGCGCTGGGACACCCTGCGCATGGTCCGTGAGGCCGGCATGGAGGTGTGCTGCGGCGGCATCGTCGGGATGGGGGAGACCCTGGACCAGCGCGCCGAGTTCGCCGGGCAGCTCGCCGAGCTGGAGCCCGACGAGGTGCCGCTGAACTTCCTCAACCCGCGCCCGGGCACCCCGTTCGGGGACCTGGAGCCGATGTCCGGGCCGGACGCGCTGCGCACCGTCGCCGCGTTCCGCCTGGCGCTGCCGCGCACGATCCTGCGCTTCGCCGGTGGCCGCGAGATCACTCTCGGCGACCTGGGGGCCCGCAAGGGCCTGCTCGGCGGGATCAACGCGGTGATCGTCGGGAACTACCTGACGACGCTGGGGCGTCCGGCCGAGTCCGACATCGACCTGCTCGGCGAGCTGGAGATGCCGATCAAGGCCCTCAACGAGACGCTGTGA
- the bsaP gene encoding biotin synthase auxiliary protein BsaP, with product MTAPVGTPTREDGDRYCDQCGSPDPAAGHDRCAARRELEPPRFCPDCARRMVVQVHPVGWTARCSRHGERASS from the coding sequence GTGACGGCGCCGGTGGGCACGCCGACCCGCGAGGACGGGGACCGGTACTGCGACCAGTGCGGGTCGCCGGACCCCGCGGCCGGGCACGACCGGTGCGCGGCGCGGCGCGAGCTGGAGCCGCCGCGGTTCTGCCCGGACTGCGCACGGCGGATGGTGGTGCAGGTCCACCCGGTCGGTTGGACGGCCCGGTGCAGCCGGCACGGCGAGCGCGCCTCGTCCTGA
- a CDS encoding zinc-dependent alcohol dehydrogenase family protein, producing MKATLIHGTHDIRVSSDVPDPVIRDDTDAIVRVLRSCICGSDLWPYNSADDNPQGDRIGHEFLGVIEEVGSGVRNRTAGQLVVAPFVWADNTCDFCAQGLQTSCRHGGGWGSDGTDGGQGEAVRVPFADGTLVPMPGEPDDALLASMLTLSDVFSTGHHAAVSARVRRGDTVAVVGDGAVGLCAVLAAKRLGAERIILLGRHTDRTDLGREFGATDVVAERGDEAVEKVRELTGGDGVDAALECVGYVEAIRTAIEVTKDGRLVGRVGVSQYSDIPLGVGEFMRNVGVHGGVAPARAYIEELLPDVLEGRIQPGRVFDRTIGLDEVPDGYRAMNDREALKVLIKP from the coding sequence ATGAAGGCGACTCTGATCCACGGCACGCACGACATACGGGTCTCGTCCGACGTACCGGACCCGGTCATCCGTGACGACACCGATGCGATCGTGCGCGTGCTGCGCTCCTGCATCTGCGGCAGCGACCTGTGGCCGTACAACTCGGCCGACGACAACCCGCAGGGCGACCGGATCGGCCACGAGTTCCTCGGCGTGATCGAGGAGGTCGGGTCCGGGGTGCGGAACCGCACTGCGGGCCAGCTCGTCGTCGCACCGTTCGTCTGGGCCGACAACACCTGCGACTTCTGCGCGCAGGGGCTGCAGACCTCGTGCCGGCACGGCGGCGGCTGGGGCTCCGACGGTACCGACGGCGGTCAAGGCGAGGCGGTGCGCGTCCCGTTCGCCGACGGCACCCTGGTCCCGATGCCGGGCGAGCCGGACGACGCGCTGCTCGCGTCGATGCTCACCCTGTCCGACGTGTTCTCCACCGGCCACCATGCCGCGGTCTCGGCGCGGGTCCGCCGCGGGGACACCGTGGCCGTCGTCGGCGACGGCGCGGTCGGGCTGTGCGCGGTGCTCGCGGCGAAGCGCCTCGGCGCCGAGCGGATCATCCTGCTCGGCCGGCACACCGACCGCACCGACCTGGGCCGCGAGTTCGGCGCCACCGACGTCGTGGCCGAGCGCGGCGACGAGGCGGTCGAGAAGGTGCGCGAGCTGACCGGCGGCGACGGCGTGGACGCCGCGCTGGAGTGCGTCGGCTACGTGGAGGCGATCCGCACCGCCATCGAGGTGACCAAGGACGGCAGGCTGGTCGGTCGCGTCGGCGTCTCGCAGTACTCCGACATCCCGCTCGGCGTCGGCGAGTTCATGCGCAACGTCGGCGTGCACGGTGGCGTCGCCCCGGCGCGCGCCTACATCGAGGAGTTGCTGCCCGACGTGCTGGAGGGCCGCATCCAGCCCGGACGGGTCTTCGACCGCACCATCGGTCTCGACGAGGTCCCCGACGGCTACCGCGCGATGAACGACCGCGAGGCGCTGAAGGTCCTGATCAAGCCCTGA
- a CDS encoding type II toxin-antitoxin system PemK/MazF family toxin translates to MAINWGSVLRKAADLAVQFLKDSQKDGRAPRRGHGGGARPGPPPTAGRVRTAPTGDRARRIAYAPEPDGAADPGEIVWTWVPYEEDASQGKDRPLLVVGRSAGELLGLMLSSQDKRAHDPDWVGIGSGAWDREGRDSYIRLDRVLEVEEHGIRREGAVLDRARFDRVADELRARYGWR, encoded by the coding sequence ATGGCGATCAACTGGGGCTCGGTGCTGCGCAAGGCCGCGGATCTGGCGGTGCAGTTCCTGAAGGACTCGCAGAAGGACGGACGGGCCCCGCGGCGCGGTCACGGCGGCGGCGCCCGGCCCGGCCCGCCGCCGACGGCCGGGCGGGTGCGCACCGCGCCCACCGGCGACCGCGCCCGCCGGATCGCCTACGCCCCCGAGCCCGACGGCGCCGCGGACCCCGGCGAGATCGTCTGGACCTGGGTGCCCTACGAGGAGGACGCGAGCCAGGGCAAGGACCGGCCGCTGCTCGTCGTCGGGCGCTCGGCCGGCGAGCTGCTCGGGCTGATGCTGTCCAGCCAGGACAAGCGGGCCCACGACCCGGACTGGGTCGGGATCGGCTCCGGCGCCTGGGACCGCGAGGGCCGCGACTCCTACATCCGGCTCGACCGGGTGCTGGAGGTCGAGGAGCACGGCATCCGCCGGGAGGGCGCGGTGCTGGACCGGGCACGGTTCGACCGGGTCGCGGACGAGCTGCGGGCGCGCTACGGCTGGCGCTGA